Genomic DNA from Nitrosospira lacus:
CCGTTGCCGGATGTGTTTCACATCGTCAATTCACAAACCAATGAATCTGCGCCCAACCCCGTGGAGCGGGTTCTCCGGGAAAAGCAACCGGTGGGCTTGGTTCTGCATACGCTTTTGACACACCGAAGCGCCACCTCTTTTCTTATTGAAGACTCGGCTACGCCGATACGGGATCAACATGGCGACCTCATAGGCGCCGTGCTGGTATTCCATGATATTACTCATGCGCAAAAAATGGCGACGCAGATGACTTACCAGGCATCCCATGACGCGTTGACCGGTCTCATTAACCGGCACGAGTTCGAGCGGCGCCTGGAGCACGCACTACAGACGGGCAAACAGGATGCCAAGCAGCATACGTTGCTGTATCTCGATCTCGATCAGTTCAAGATCGTGAACGATACGTGTAGTCACTTGGCCGGCGACGAGCTGCTAAGACAGTTGACCAGCGTACTGCAAACCATGCTCCGCAGCAACGATACGTTGGCTCGCCTGGGCGGGGATGAGTTTGGCGTATTGTTGGAAAGTTGCCCGACGGAACCTGCGCTTCGCATGGCCGATCTATTACGACAGACGGTGCAGGAGTTTCATTTCGTCTGGAAAAACAAAGTGTTTCAGCTCGGCGCAAGTATCGGATTGATTACCTTCGGCAATGACAAGGAAGAACTCACCGATATTCTACGCATGGCGCACGCAGCTTGCCATCTTGCCAAGGACAAAGGGCGCAATCGCGTACAGATCTATACGTCGGAAAACAAAGAGCTTGCACAACGCCACAGTGAAATGGAATGGGTTGGGCGTATTCAGAAAGCGCTGAAAGAGAAGCGTTTCGTGCTGTACTCGCAAAAAATATTGCAGCTGGGAAATGACGTCAAGAATGGCAACCATTATGAAATGCTGTTGCGCATGAGGGACGAGGAAGGAACACTGGTGCCGCCAATGGCCTTTATCCCGGCTGCCGAGCGTTACGGCCTGATGTGCCGGCTCGATCGTTGGGTAATTGCTACCGCATTTGCACAGTATGAAGGACGCCATCCACCCGGTAGCGCCATGGGCACCTGCGCCATTAATCTATCCGCCGCATCCATCTGCGATGAAAATTTTCATGAATTCGTGGTGGCGCAGTTCGATCTATATAAAGTTCCACCTGGCGGGATCTGTTTCGAGATCACGGAGACATCGGCGATTGCCAATCTGGCCCAGGCAGCGATATTGATTCGCAAATTAAAAGCCCTGGGCTGTCGTTTTTCTCTGGACGATTTTGGAAGCGGCATGTCCTCGTTCACTTATCTCAAACACTTGCCCGTCGATTATCTAAAAATTGATGGCGGTTTCGTGAAGGATATGATGGATGACCCTATTGACCGCGCAATGGTTGAAGCCATCAACCACATAGGGCATGTGATGCATATCGAGACGATCGCGGAGTTTGTGGAGAACAACGCAATTCTGGAGGCACTGCGAACGATGGGCGTGGATTATGCGCAAGGGTATGGCGTCGAAAAACCGCGATTAAGCGAGTTTCCAATACTACCATCTATTTAATCCCCCTCACCACTGAGTCTAGTCCCGCCAGCGGCTTGCCCCGCATAGCGGAGCTTTCACATCCGGGTTAATTCATTAGGTCTTGCAAGCCGCCGAGCCAGGCCGCCGCGATAGTCAGCACCAATCCCGGAATAACCTGTAATGCAAAACGGCTGCCGCCGTTCAACACCGCCAGCACTATTTTGGTCACTGTGTTGGTACTCATCGCGAGAAGAATAGGCAATACCGCCTCGGCCGCTTCAAGTTTGCCTCCCGCTGCCAAGGAGGCTATCGATACCGCGGGGGAATGCGTATCGGCGAAACCGGCTATTGCAGTGCCGGCGATCAGCCCCGCGCTGCCCAGCCAGGCATTGAGCGCCGCTGCGATCAGGAGAACCGTCCCCATCGTCGACGCAAGGATGAGCGCGCTGCGAAAGCTGAATGCCCTGCCCATTGAAATTGTTTCAGGCGGATTCTGTCGCAGCGCCTTCACGAAAAACCAAGCTCCATAAGTCACCGCCATCAACCCTGCCAACAGGAGCGGCACCGCCATGGCGGTAAGCGTGGCGGGATGAGTCGCACCGAGCACAACTGCCATTTGCACAATGGTGGCGACAGTCGAGAGAACAGCACCCCCAACCGCCGCCGGCATAAGCTCCGGCTTCTGTTTGGCGAGCGTACCCATGGAGGCTATCGTCGCCGAACTGGATACGAACCCGGAGGCCAGCCCGGCCGTGGGCAGTCCATAGCGCGGACCCAACAGGCGCAAGGCGATATATCCGCTCGCGCTAATCGACATCATCAACACCACGATGATCCACAAAGTATGCGGATTGATTGCATTGAAGGGGCCCATGTAACTGTCAGGCAACAAGGGCAGCACCACCAGCGCAGCCCCAGCAAGTACCAGCGCATCATGCAGCTCGGCTTCGGTCAGGGTTTTGCGCACGAAAGTGTGAATGCGGGTTCGCGCCGCAAGCAGGAGTGCTACCGTAACGCCGAGACTGGAAGCAAGCAGCGGTTCGCGCATGGCAAGCGCGCCGAGCAACAACGTGAGAAGCTGCACGAATTCGCTGGTAAGGCCGGGGTCGCGCTGATTGCGTGTACGAAAATAGCCCAATGCGATGAATCCAGCCACCGAGAGCGTCACCACCGCCAGTAATGGGACCCCTCCCAGTTCGAAAGCAAGCGCGCCAAGAAGAGCTGTGACTGCGTAGGTGCGAATCCCCGCCGGCGCGCGGTCCCGCCCTCCCCCCTTTCGGCGTTCGCGCTCGATGCCTATCAGCAGGCCAATACCCAGCGCCACGGCGATTTGCATCCAGTTATCGGTGAGCAAGGTCATCTTGGCGGTCAGTTCCGGTGACCGCGGCGCGATGCCGGGGATGAGATCGCAAACTTCATCATATTGCCGCTACAAAACTATATGTATGGAATTTCCATAATCGGTAGAGCGTAGCGTAACCCATCATTGAAGTGTTTTTATACTTCATTACATGACTCGCCCAGGTATCCGGCCATGACTTGATGTTTTGCGCAGGGTTTTGACAGGTTGCGCCACGCTCCGTCATCCTGCGGGAAGCGGATGGCAGGTCTTAAAAGTATCATGGTGTACACATTGCTCATATGCTGGATAGGCTCCGAACGGTATCAAGACACTTTAAACATATTTATGTTGACAAAGTTACCGGTGGTTGATAACCTGCGTTCACGTGCCGCACTTTGCCACGCGTTTCTCTCACCGCCGCAATGAGATTCTCCAAGCAGGTGCCGTATGAAAACAACCCGATTTGCAGCACTGGTCTCCATACTTGGTTTATTGGTGTCATGCGCGCCGATGAGTCCTCACGAGGCGGTCAACAGTCCCGCTCTCCGTAAGGCGGTACAAAGTGCAAGAACCCGCAGCGATCATACCGCCTTATGGAAGCATTTTGAAAAACTGGCTTTGGAAATGCGGGTAAAGGCAGAGGAGCAAAGGCAATTGCTGAAGCACTATGAGGAAAAAAGCTATCTCTATGGCCGGCAAGCGCAAGACCGGCAATCGTACACATGGGCTTTGTTGAACAGATATGAGCTGGCTGTGGAACAAGGCCTTGCCAAGGCCGAGGCTCATCGGCAAAAGGCAGCGAATCTTGCGCAGGATGATCAAGGTGTCTTTGTCCGGCAAACGACCGGTACGCCCGCTATCGTAAAGTACAGGCTGCGCTCAAACAGCATTACTGGCAATAATTAAGCACAGGTAGTTATCCAGGTAGGCAGGTCATAGCTGAATTTTTTGTAATTCCATCGTTGGATACGCATTCATCAGACCTTGGCACCGAGGTTGAAATACCCGTTTTTTTATTTGAATCAAACAGAACGTCTCAAGAGGAGTCAATGCAAATGCAGACAAATTTGGGATCGATGAAAAAAGAAGCACGCACGAAATGCGATACTGCATTGATGGAAGCCCATGCCTTGATTGACTGGGAAGGGCTTCGTACCGAGCTTATGGAGATCTATAGACGCGAGATCGGCCAAGGCGGAGGAGAAGGAGAAAAATTCATGGATCCGGTACCCATCTTCAAGGCAGTGCTATTGGGTCATTGGCACAACCTGTCTGATCCGAAGCTTAAAGAGGCACTCCATATGCGTACCGATTTCATGGATTTTTGCGGCATGGGTCACTCTGGCGACGCGCCGGATGAGATCACATTGCGCCGCTTTCGAAGTCGTCTGATTACATCAGGCAGGCTGGCCGGAATGCTCGCTGGCGTTAATGCGAAATTGCGAGCTCACGGTCTCGTGATCAGGGGCCCGCGCCATGCTGCTGCTGATGACGTGCATGTGCAGCCGTCCGTACGCCCCAAGCGTGACACAATTGATAATGCGGGTATCATGGGTGCGCCCCATGCCATCGAAACCGGAAACAGGCGAGACGGCATGTCAATGAAATATCCCAAACTGATTACCTGCATTAAAACTCGGCATTCCGATCCGGACGCTACCTGGATCAGAAAAAATAAAAAGAAGTATTTTGGTTACACAGGTTACGTACACGTTGCCAACGAGGATAACTATATCCGCAGGAGTGTGCAGGGTGGACAGCAAAAATAAAACAGTACGGCAGCTTTCATGCCCAAGGAGGCGCTATTGGTAAAAAAATGGTTCCCGCTGATACTCCTTATTGTCTTCACAATAATCAGTATGGCTGCGTTAACAGGATTGGCCAGGAATCTGGCCCAGAAAACAACTGTTCTCAGTGATCCGTTATGCAAGGCGGTATGGAAAAAGAAAAAACCGTATCAGTTTGCACAAGCCATGGGCCAGGCAAGGAGGTTGCAAGCCGCTGAGAAATAATTCTGGATAGATCCTTCTTTATCATGGGAAGTACTCGTGAATGCGCCATGAGTGCGATAAAGCAGGCAAGTGTCGGTGCCGACGGAGTCCTCATGGGGGGAGGCATCAGGCTTCCCCGTCGGCTATGACAGGCTAGCGGTGATCGCTTCGGCGGCATCGCTAGCCACTGGCGCTCGCCGCCTATGGAAAATATCTTTCCATTCCAAAAAGAATCAGGGCCAATAAGGGGACAAAACAAATGATGAAGACTGCAAGCCGCACTCCCATCAGGTCGGGAAGCATGATTCTGCCGCGGTTGCCCCACTTCAGAATCGTCGAATCCAGATAACCGGACAACTCGGCGTAGAGATAGCTACCCGCCAACAGGCCCATCATGCCTGCAATTGCATCGTAATTTCCCTGCCCCAGCGCTGCGGCGCCCGTACCTGGACAGTAACCCAGCAATGCGAAGCCAATGCCGAAAACCAGCCCCCCGATTATGTTGGCAGCATAACGCGTGGGCTTCACATGCAGTTGGACAAACCCCAGGCCATGCAGGGAAAAGATACCGATCATGCCGACTGCGATGGCGGTGAGCATGATTTTCATGACGGTGAAATCCGTCATCAAAAGCGCTCCCAGCAATACTTCGTATTTGGCAACACCGCCCTTCTGGAGCAGAAAACCGAATACGATGCCAAAGATCAGCCCAAGTAAAAGTTGTCCTGGTCCATTTGCCTTTTCGCGCGATGGCTTGTTTGATGCTTCCTTTTCGTTTTCCGCCTTCTCGTGCGGGAGCGGGAAAGCAACGGATGAAAGCATTTCCTGTGTCGTTGGCGAAATGGGAGTCATAGCTGGTACCCCTCAGCACCTATATATTGAACATCAGTTTTGCGGTGATAGCGCCGCCCACAAAAAAGCACATCAGCGCAATCCAGGAACCCACCGAGAGTTGCAATGCTCCACTGATTCCGTGCCCGCTCGTACACCCGCCCGCGAGCCGCGCACCAAACGCCATAACCGTACCGCCGATAAACGCAATGCCAAGACGCAGTGCGCGACTTGAACCAAAGTGTTCTTCCCACAGGGGAGGTATCCATTGCGCGGTGATTTCGCCGCCTGTATAAGCAGCCACAAAAGCACCCAGGATAATGCCTGCCATGAGCATGACACCCCAATCAATCTGCGGTTTTGTTTCCTGAAAAAATTTGAGAGATTCAGTATGCCCCTTGGAAAACAGGTTTCCTATGAGCCCTGCAATACGCGCGAACGACGTCGAGGCGCCAATCGGCTGGTTGGAAAAATAAAATGTCGCCATTGAGAGTATCCCGATGAGCGCGCCGACCAGATAGGGAGACCATGCACCCCCGTCATATTCCATCAATGCCTCCCGTCGGATTCAGGTGACCAGCCTGCCCCATCTCGTTCCTTATTGTTTTCCGGCGACTCTTCCCAGCCCCCATTGCGGCCAGCCCTACTCCCAGTAACACCAGGGAAATGGGTTCCGGCAGCGGTGCAACCTGGGTGAAAATTGCCGACGAATCGCTCATCAGTATCAGATTTGCTCCATTGATCCCATTGATACTCCCGACGGTATTAATGCCGCACTCCAAGCCACCCAGCGTATTCGGGCCTGCTCCATTTATCAGCATACCGGCACCATTCGTGAAGCAGGATGACGGGTCAGCCCGCGAAAAGGGGGTATCGAACAGGGTCTGGAAATCAAGACCCATTCCGGGTGCCAATCCAACAGGAAAATAGAGTGGATCCAGGCTCTCGACAGTTATTCGGAGGGCACTGCTCCCGACCGCCGTGATGCTCTCCACGCCGGGATAATTGTCGGGACCAAAATTGTCGAGACTACCAGGCGGCACATTCCGGGCAGAAATTGCCGTTTGCCCTACGGAAGCGTTTACCGTACCGGATAAAATGAGTATTGGGTCGCTATTCGTGGCATCCGGCCCGAACCCGGTCCCATTTCCTGCGTTGGCATCCGGTGTTGGATCGAAATACAACCTGAAGAAATTGTCGCCACCGGCAATCGTACCCAGCACAACTCTATTGCCTACGGTCGAGACTACCTGTTGCTGATAACCTGCAATATATGTCCATCCATTCGATCCCGGACTGCCAATGCCGCCGCCATTACTGTCCAGGAAACCGCCGAGCGAGGCGTGGGTGTAGAGCTGGAACACATCTCCCAGAGGATGGGAAAATATTGACGCATTACCAACCGGCGTCAACATCGTATTGCCCGGCGCCCAATCCAGACCTTTCACATCCATCGCGGGGACAGCGCCGCCACCATCGGCATTAATGATGATTGCATGCGAGGTGGTCGCCAGCATCATGGATAGGATGGCGAAGAATAGTTTGCGCAGGTCCATCATTGGCTCCCGGAGTCAGGTATGTGTGAGTTTTGGGCAACGCGGCGTAATTTGGCTTGTGATTACTCTGTCTTTTCCAATGGCAGGCCCAGCGCTTTCCATGCGCACAAACCTCCCAGCAGGTTATAAACCTTCGAAAAGCCATTCCGTTCCAGGATGCTTGCAGCCAATCCGGCCCGGTGCCCGACGCTGCAGTGAACCACCAGTTCACTGTCTTTCGGGAGTTGAGGAATACTGTCCTCCAGATAGCCCACAAAGGTGTGGATGGCACCCGGTATATGTTCCTTTGCCCATTCGTTATCGTCCCGCACGTCGAGCACGTTGACTTTGTGTTCCCGCATCCAGTGGGTGCATTCCTCGGCGCTGATGGTGCCCAATCCGTAAATGGGCAGGCCCTGCTCCCTCCAGGATTCCACGCCACCGGCCAGCATGCCCATCACTTTGTCCAGACCGATTCGCGACAGGGATGTCACCGCCTCCTGCAGATGATCCGGCTCATCGAGCACAAGAAATATCGGCGTATTTTCGTCCGCGACCCACCCGCCGAAGGCTGGCAGCCCTTTCAGCCAGATATTGTAGGACAGAGGGATATGCGCGGCCGCAAAGGCATCCGGCAAGCGGCAATCGATCACGACTGCGTCCTTCATCCCTTTCTGGAATTCCCGGGGCTGGAGAACGCGAAACTCCGCCGGCAGTCCAGGTGGCCTTCCTCCCATCAGATTCACCCGTTCCATATGGGTAAAATAGGGCGGGCGCGGCAGCTTCTCCGCCATTTTGTGGTCGACAAATTCCATGCGGCTTACCTTGAAGACGAGGTTGGTCTCTTTCTCGATACCCAGCGTGGAGTCATCGCGCCTGGAAATATTCCCGCCGCATGCCGAGCCTGACCCATGCGCGGGAAGAACCAGCGCCTGGTCACCCAGCGGCGCAATTTTTTGGTGAATGGAATCATAAAGAATACCGGCGTTTTCACCGGTCTGATCCGGATCGGGCAGGTCGGTGCGCCCGGTCTCGCTGACAAAAAGCGCATCTCCAGTGAACACGCCCCAGCACTTATCCTTGGTATCCTGCGGATAGACGGCGTAACTTACGCTTTCCGGCGTATGGCCCGGCGTTTCAAGCGCTATGATGCGCGTGGTGCCCACCTTGAGTTCTTTTTCGTCCCCAAGCCTGATATCCGAGTGTCCAAAGAGTTCGTGTGTGCCGGTGACGATCCTGGCACCCGTCATCGCGGCCAGCGTTCGCGATCCGAATTCAAAATCTTCCTGACGGTGCGTTTCGAGTATATAGGCAATACTTAGATCGTTTTTCCGAGCGAGTTCCAGATATTCATCGATATCGCGCCGAGGATCGATCACTACCGCAAGCCCCTCCCCGCACCCGAGCAGGTAAGAGTTCTGCCCCAGGCCTGAGGCTTTCAGTCTTTTAAAAAACATTCGCTACCCCCCTTCCCGGCTCGGCGTAATTTCGCTGGTTTTTTGATTGGATAAACGTACGGTCATGAAAAACAGCATATTGCCAGCGCACAGGCTGGTCAGTGCGTTGGGACACATAATTCGAAAAGTGCGCGTGCGCCCTGGAAGAAACTCGCGCGAATGACTGGCCGGCTCAATCCAGCGGGATGGAGACCACAGCCGCTTGGGTGTGTTCAGACCGATGGGCGTTTGACTGTCCCTTTGGACAGGCTGGCGTGACGAAGCAGCTAATTTGACTTGCTTGAATGCTGGCAACGGTTATTTATTGATACACATCACCGTCGCGCGAATTTTTATAAGGCAATCGTATTGGATTTGCAATTTTCAATTATCCCGTCTATAAAAAAATGGAGTTATACCGGTACAGCTGTGCGCCGGCGGAGCCTGTGCTATGGGGTAAATGTTAAATTTCTTTCTGTAACCATTAAAGCTCAATCAAGCCGGCATACAGCCGATCAAATGAGGAATTCGCTATGGCAACCAGGTATCTCAGCAATTATTACAGTTACAAAGTCATCCCGCAGGTTTTTGGTT
This window encodes:
- a CDS encoding YeeE/YedE thiosulfate transporter family protein; the encoded protein is MEYDGGAWSPYLVGALIGILSMATFYFSNQPIGASTSFARIAGLIGNLFSKGHTESLKFFQETKPQIDWGVMLMAGIILGAFVAAYTGGEITAQWIPPLWEEHFGSSRALRLGIAFIGGTVMAFGARLAGGCTSGHGISGALQLSVGSWIALMCFFVGGAITAKLMFNI
- a CDS encoding MBL fold metallo-hydrolase; its protein translation is MFFKRLKASGLGQNSYLLGCGEGLAVVIDPRRDIDEYLELARKNDLSIAYILETHRQEDFEFGSRTLAAMTGARIVTGTHELFGHSDIRLGDEKELKVGTTRIIALETPGHTPESVSYAVYPQDTKDKCWGVFTGDALFVSETGRTDLPDPDQTGENAGILYDSIHQKIAPLGDQALVLPAHGSGSACGGNISRRDDSTLGIEKETNLVFKVSRMEFVDHKMAEKLPRPPYFTHMERVNLMGGRPPGLPAEFRVLQPREFQKGMKDAVVIDCRLPDAFAAAHIPLSYNIWLKGLPAFGGWVADENTPIFLVLDEPDHLQEAVTSLSRIGLDKVMGMLAGGVESWREQGLPIYGLGTISAEECTHWMREHKVNVLDVRDDNEWAKEHIPGAIHTFVGYLEDSIPQLPKDSELVVHCSVGHRAGLAASILERNGFSKVYNLLGGLCAWKALGLPLEKTE
- a CDS encoding YeeE/YedE thiosulfate transporter family protein; its protein translation is MTPISPTTQEMLSSVAFPLPHEKAENEKEASNKPSREKANGPGQLLLGLIFGIVFGFLLQKGGVAKYEVLLGALLMTDFTVMKIMLTAIAVGMIGIFSLHGLGFVQLHVKPTRYAANIIGGLVFGIGFALLGYCPGTGAAALGQGNYDAIAGMMGLLAGSYLYAELSGYLDSTILKWGNRGRIMLPDLMGVRLAVFIICFVPLLALILFGMERYFP
- a CDS encoding EAL domain-containing protein, which produces MTTEDDPSLTSADEPPLSKGALEKNQQIQGKMESCAAELSDVNETAKKEMAAGTALQQVESTLARSKSVENKVQECADDLHELNVVLAREVDTHEELNRELMETGRKLSTTQNILSKTQDDLAIAHEVGVEANALLMRSEEIHTELRRDITKGQVAEARLFEEKESLRITLSCIGDAVITTDISGKVTYLNLAAETMTGWTSQQAKGLPLPDVFHIVNSQTNESAPNPVERVLREKQPVGLVLHTLLTHRSATSFLIEDSATPIRDQHGDLIGAVLVFHDITHAQKMATQMTYQASHDALTGLINRHEFERRLEHALQTGKQDAKQHTLLYLDLDQFKIVNDTCSHLAGDELLRQLTSVLQTMLRSNDTLARLGGDEFGVLLESCPTEPALRMADLLRQTVQEFHFVWKNKVFQLGASIGLITFGNDKEELTDILRMAHAACHLAKDKGRNRVQIYTSENKELAQRHSEMEWVGRIQKALKEKRFVLYSQKILQLGNDVKNGNHYEMLLRMRDEEGTLVPPMAFIPAAERYGLMCRLDRWVIATAFAQYEGRHPPGSAMGTCAINLSAASICDENFHEFVVAQFDLYKVPPGGICFEITETSAIANLAQAAILIRKLKALGCRFSLDDFGSGMSSFTYLKHLPVDYLKIDGGFVKDMMDDPIDRAMVEAINHIGHVMHIETIAEFVENNAILEALRTMGVDYAQGYGVEKPRLSEFPILPSI
- a CDS encoding MgtC/SapB family protein, with the protein product MTLLTDNWMQIAVALGIGLLIGIERERRKGGGRDRAPAGIRTYAVTALLGALAFELGGVPLLAVVTLSVAGFIALGYFRTRNQRDPGLTSEFVQLLTLLLGALAMREPLLASSLGVTVALLLAARTRIHTFVRKTLTEAELHDALVLAGAALVVLPLLPDSYMGPFNAINPHTLWIIVVLMMSISASGYIALRLLGPRYGLPTAGLASGFVSSSATIASMGTLAKQKPELMPAAVGGAVLSTVATIVQMAVVLGATHPATLTAMAVPLLLAGLMAVTYGAWFFVKALRQNPPETISMGRAFSFRSALILASTMGTVLLIAAALNAWLGSAGLIAGTAIAGFADTHSPAVSIASLAAGGKLEAAEAVLPILLAMSTNTVTKIVLAVLNGGSRFALQVIPGLVLTIAAAWLGGLQDLMN
- a CDS encoding transposase → MQTNLGSMKKEARTKCDTALMEAHALIDWEGLRTELMEIYRREIGQGGGEGEKFMDPVPIFKAVLLGHWHNLSDPKLKEALHMRTDFMDFCGMGHSGDAPDEITLRRFRSRLITSGRLAGMLAGVNAKLRAHGLVIRGPRHAAADDVHVQPSVRPKRDTIDNAGIMGAPHAIETGNRRDGMSMKYPKLITCIKTRHSDPDATWIRKNKKKYFGYTGYVHVANEDNYIRRSVQGGQQK